A single region of the Pyricularia oryzae 70-15 chromosome 4, whole genome shotgun sequence genome encodes:
- a CDS encoding GPI mannosyltransferase 3 gives MKSRDATVLYILVAFRFVNALCVRTFFQPDEYFQALEPAWRIAFGSDSGAWLTWEWQYQLRSSLHPALFGGVYIVLHNVLKFLHASPEISAALLVAAPKATQAVFAALGDYYTWKLALQIYGNSGGIASAALWLTVSNPWQWYCSTRTFSNSIETTLTIMALYHWPWSLLRDSSGKDEDDRESFTSSTLRESLLLAAIAVVLRPTNLLVWIAILTVTVTRLTLDGRSPLTTGSLISLVVNIAFSGLSVLAVSVLADCFYFGFWTFPPHNWLHFNLSQSLSLFYGRNDWHYYISQGIPLLSTTCLPFVCIGLWKSTGLALVPGLTVSQSNAVKTLSFAVFSLVGALSTISHKEVRFIYPLLPVLHVIAAPYVYAFFTSQATTSPLAAKNSSPSKPRLRHRYVLGGCLAVNIILGGYLSSFHQRAPLSVLHFLRHEYEGIHPDSLVLGQATPSSEHTAPLAPSGNGTAIDINRHLDDMELFALFLTPCHSTPWRSHLVYPGLHARALTCEPPIHTEPGTREREEYLDEADRFYADKDAFLATEMWPQDKDARRLLPRYIVGFEGIEEDLRRFFDRQQGRGAGLGVELHRVWEGWNGFFNEDVRRRGLLVVWDTGVFSA, from the exons ATGAAGTCACGAGATGCAACTGTCCTGTACATTCTCGTCGCATTCCGCTTCGTCAATGCTCTCTGTGTGCGCACATTCTTCCAGCCAGATGAATATTTTCAGGCTTTGGAGCCGGCTTGGAGGATAGCTTTTGGAAGTGATAGTGGAGCTTGGTTGACCTGG GAATGGCAATATCAACTTCGCTCTTCGTTGCACCCTGCCCTGTTCGGCGGGGTCTATATCGTCCTTCATAATGTGTTGAAGTTTCTGCACGCTAGCCCTGAAATCTCTGCGGCACTCTTGGTGGCTGCGCCCAAGGCAACCCAAGCCGTCTTTGCTGCTCTAGGGGATTATTATACTTGGAAGCTGGCCTTGCAAATATATGGCAACTCTGGGGGTATCGCTTCCGCGGCT CTTTGGTTGACTGTCTCGAACCCATGGCAATGGTATTGCTCTACAAGGACATTTTCGAATTCTATTGAGACCACATTGACAATCATGGCTCTTTATCATTGGCCTTGGAGTCTACTCAGGGATTCTAGTGGAAAAGATGAGGATGACAGGGAAAGTTTTACTTCATCAACTTTACGAGAATCACTGCTACTTGCGGCAATCGCTGTGGTGTTGAGGCCAACGAATCTCCTCGTCTGGATTGCGATTCTCACCGTGACCGTAACTAGACTCACTCTAGACGGGAGATCCCCACTCACTACAGGAAGCCTCATTAGCCTCGTGGTAAACATAGCCTTCAGTGGACTCTCAGTCTTGGCCGTGTCTGTCCTGGCTGATTGCTTCTATTTCGGATTTTGGACGTTCCCTCCTCACAACTGGCTTCACTTCAACCTCTCGCAGTCGCTCTCCTTATTTTATGGGCGTAATGATTGGCACTACTATATTTCCCAAGGCATCCCGCTGCTCTCGACGACATGCCTTCCCTTTGTCTGCATAGGGCTGTGGAAATCGACAGGGCTCGCCCTGGTGCCAGGTCTGACGGTATCACAGTCGAATGCGGTAAAGACTCTATCCTTTGCTGTGTTTTCTCTGGTGGGAGCATTGTCGACGATATCACACAAGGAGGTCCGGTTCATTTACCCGCTTCTTCCTGTCCTCCATGTCATAGCGGCACCTTACGTCTACGCATTCTTTACTAGCCAAGCGACTACTTCACCCTTGGCCGCCAAGAACTCTTCTCCCTCAAAACCTCGACTTAGACACAGATACGTCCTAGGCGGATGCTTGGCAGTCAATATCATTCTCGGGGGCTATCTCTCCTCATTCCACCAGCGAGCTCCGCTATCGGTGCTGCACTTTTTGCGCCACGAGTACGAGGGCATCCACCCCGACAGTCTTGTGCTTGGCCAAGCCACTCCCTCATCGGAGCACACGGCGCCTCTAGCGCCAAGTGGAAACGGAACGGCCATTGACATCAATCGCCACTTGGACGACATGGAGCTCTTCGCCCTCTTCCTGACGCCCTGCCACTCGACCCCCTGGCGCTCGCACCTCGTCTACCCAGGCCTGCACGCTCGCGCGCTCACCTGCGAGCCCCCGATTCACACAGAGCCGGGCACCCGCGAGCGCGAAGAGTAcctcgacgaggccgacAGGTTCTACGCCGACAAGGACGCCTTCCTGGCGACCGAGATGTGGCCCCAGGACAAGGACGCCCGCCGGCTGCTGCCGAGGTACATTGTCGGGTTCGAGGGCATCGAGGAGGACCTGCGGCGGTTTTTCGACAGGCAGCAAGGCCGGGGTGCGGGGCTCGGGGTTGAGCTCCACAGGGTGTGGGAGGGTTGGAACGGCTTCTTCAACGAGGATGTACGGAGGAGAGGGCTCCTGGTCGTATGGGACACTGGGGTTTTTTCTGCATGA
- a CDS encoding zeta toxin family protein: MADGKGALAKYVLTDAESETIFAEQIMPAELSHALDSGESPGSDSSSKVAVLLVGQTGAGKTRTAPLLHQAMTARNPSHRGPAHLIADTYKTYHPAYTDLMRQSPALASPATGPDARRWLAMACSRVAAAGADCLVESACRHPADFQDLVRIFQAAEYAVHVALLAVPEALSRLGILVRFHRVLPEARSRGLPLRLTPRPVHDATYAGLLIAATWLDREGRAAADRVVVLRRGDWVAYKRDAGDHGDDHGVASALLLERRRPLGEQEKARAIEDVKTLEELSLGLGQDREKEKQALEMELRDIKQLLLGLDPDSNATQADTPDFPELLPLNHARFIISRGING, encoded by the coding sequence ATGGCAGACGGGAAAGGCGCCTTGGCAAAATATGTTCTCACGGATGCTGAGAGTGAGACCATCTTTGCCGAGCAGATCATGCCTGCTGAGCTCAGTCATGCGCTGGACAGTGGCGAATCTCCAGGCAGCGACTCCTCATCCAAGGTCGCAGTCCTGCTCGTCGGCCAGACGGGTGCCGGCAAGACCCGCACAGCACCACTCCTACACCAGGCCATGACCGCGCGGAACCCTTCACACCGGGGTCCCGCGCACCTAATCGCCGACACGTACAAGACGTATCACCCAGCGTACACAGACCTCATGCGCCAGTCGCCCGCCCTCGCCTCGCCCGCGACGGGTCCAGACGCGCGCCGCTGGCTCGCCATGGCCTGCAgccgcgtcgccgccgcAGGGGCCGACTGCCTCGTCGAGTCGGCGTGCCGCCACCCAGCCGACTTCCAGGACCTGGTGCGCATATTCCAGGCCGCCGAGTACGCGGTGCACGTCGCTCTGCTCGCTGTGCCCGAGGCCCTGAGCCGCCTGGGGATCCTGGTCCGCTTCCACCGCGTGCTGCCCGAGGCCCGGTCGCGGGGTCTGCCGCTGCGCTTGACTCCGAGGCCTGTTCACGATGCCACGTATGCGGGACTGCTCATCGCCGCGACCTGGCTGGACCGCGAGGGTAGGGCGGCTGCCGATCGGGTGGTGGTGCTCAGGAGGGGCGACTGGGTGGCGTACAAGCGTGATGCTGGGGATCATGGAGACGATCACGGTGTCGCTTCGGCTTTGTTGCTGGAAAGGCGACGGCCTCTCGGTGAACAAGAAAAGGCGCGGGCCATAGAGGATGTGAAAACGCTGGAGGAGCTCAGTTTGGGGCTTGGTCAGGATCGGGAAAAAGAGAAGCAGGCATTGGAAATGGAGCTGCGGGATATCAAACAGCTGCTTCTCGGCTTGGATCCTGACAGCAATGCAACTCAGGCCGACACCCCTGATTTTCCGGAGTTGTTGCCTTTGAACCATGCCCGATTTATAATATCCAGAGGTATCAACGGATAA